One genomic region from Gossypium hirsutum isolate 1008001.06 chromosome D13, Gossypium_hirsutum_v2.1, whole genome shotgun sequence encodes:
- the LOC121224972 gene encoding uncharacterized protein: MNSGSASSGTAVEKLVGPKSKASASLQLVHSDILGPTRTPSYTSLHYVMAIVDYFSRFNWRAWNSSSNDLSKNPLQQNGVAEHKLAHLTLVCLSWLHMKTLPRELWVAAFQVACHVESYENEPKLYNEAKRVPEWENAMIEEITALNKNGTWELVPKLFDADLITCKWVYRLKKKVDAASKGWKLWQLDVKNVFLYGELDRYIFMEQLQGFISKEYHDHACRLKKALYGLKQAPRAWFDADWTGDVNDRQSTTGFSFTTSFATIS; encoded by the exons ATGAATAGTGGAAGTGCTTCTTCGGGAACTGCTGTAGAAAAGCTTGTTG GTCCAAAGAGTAAAGCATCAGCGTCATTGCAACTGGTTCATTCAGATATCTTGGGACCAACGAGAACGCCAAGCTACACTAGCCTTCATTATGTGATGGCGATTGTCGATTATTTCTCTCGATTCAACTGG AGAGCATGGAATTCATCGTCAAATGACTTGTCCAAAAACCCCCTACAACAAAATGGGGTTGCTGAGCACAAATTAGCTCATCTTACATTAGTTTGTTTATCTTGGCTACACATGAAGACTCTTCCAAGAGAACTATGGGTAGCAGCTTTTCAAGTTGCTTGTCATGTT GAGTCATATGAAAATGAGCCCAAACTATACAATGAAGCTAAAAGAGTTCCAGAATGGGAAAATGCAATGATAGAAGAGATTACAGCACTCAACAAGAATGGCACATGGGAGCTTGTACCAAAGCTATTTGATGCTGATTTAATTACTTGTAAGTGGGTTTATAggttaaagaaaaaggttgatg CTGCTAGTAAAGGTTGGAAATTATGGCAACTAGATGTGAAAAATGTTTTCCTTTATGGAGAGTTGGATCGCTATATTTTTATGGAACAACTGCAAGGATTTATATCTAAGGAGTATCATGATCATGCATGCAGACTTAAGAAGGCGTTATATGGTCTCAAGCAAGCTCCTCGTGCTTGGTTCG ATGCAGATTGGACTGGTGATGTGAATGATAGGCAATCTACAACAGGTTTCTCTTTTACAACAAGTTTCGCTACGATTTCATAG